The following are from one region of the Lytechinus variegatus isolate NC3 chromosome 4, Lvar_3.0, whole genome shotgun sequence genome:
- the LOC121412680 gene encoding deleted in malignant brain tumors 1 protein-like, producing MIFVVYLVVCFFSTSVKGQIEGVRLFDGEKLGEGRVEVFYQGAWGTVCDDDWDINDANVVCQSLGLGNALDAFSEARFGEGTGSIVLDEVSCTGTEAEISDCGNAGLGVHDCAHWEDAGVRCQKSVRLVDGGDDPNGGRVEVYYNGAWGTVCEDWWDVLDAQVVCRSLGYDDGQAEEGGVFPPGSGEIIVDDALCHGTESDLRDCHMNNGDIGNHNCVHTQDAGVRCSYDDN from the exons ATGATTTTCGTGGTTTACCTCGTCGTGTGCTTCTTTTCAACATCCGTCAAAGGCCAGATTGAAG GTGTTCGTCTCTTTGATGGTGAAAAACTTGGAGAAGGAAGGGTGGAGGTTTTCTACCAAGGAGCATGGGGGACTGTTTGTGATGACGATTGGGATATCAACGATGCTAACGTCGTCTGTCAATCCCTCGGTCTCGGAAATGCATTAGACGCGTTTTCGGAAGCTAGATTTGGCGAAGGCACTGGGAGCATCGTCCTGGATGAAGTCTCCTGTACTGGAACCGAAGCAGAAATCTCCGACTGTGGCAATGCTGGTCTTGGAGTCCACGACTGTGCACATTGGGAAGATGCAGGAGTCAGATGTCAGAAATCCG TACGTTTGGTAGATGGAGGCGATGATCCGAACGGAGGAAGGGTTGAGGTCTATTACAATGGAGCATGGGGGACTGTCTGCGAGGACTGGTGGGATGTTCTCGATGCCCAAGTCGTTTGCCGAAGTCTTGGATATGACGACGGACAAGCAGAAGAAGGGGGTGTGTTCCCACCAGGATCCGGGGAGATCATCGTGGATGATGCGTTATGTCACGGTACCGAAAGCGATCTTCGTGACTGCCACATGAATAATGGAGACATTGGCAACCACAACTGCGTGCATACTCAAGATGCTGGGGTCAGATGTAGCTATGATGACAATTAA